TAGAAGGGAAGCAAGTATTGTAGAAACAATAAAAACAGAAATGTACCCCAGTTTTTGGAAGGATTTTTTTTTACCAAAAGTGTTATCCGTGCTCTCCGTGGTTAATGTTTTGCGAGTTAATTTATGAAAAAACCTAAATATATAGAGAATGTCGCGACGGTAAAATTGAATACTGAAAAGTGTACCGGATGCGGTATGTGTGAAATCGTCTGCCCCCACGCTGTTTTTATCATCAAAGACGGCAAGGCGGTTATATCTGATTTGAATGCCTGTATGGAATGCGGCGCCTGCGAACTTAATTGTCCTGTCGGGGCTTTGAGTGTTAAAGCCGGAGTCGGATGCGCGGCAGGTATTATCAATGGTATCCTGAAAGGAACAGAACCGAGCTGTGATTGTGATGAGTCAGGCAAGGGCTGCTGACCTGTCCGGTAATGGGAACCAAATTTAAAGTCAAGGCGAATACTCAAGCCGCGGATTATAATGGCAAGAGTTATTACTTCTGCTGCGCGGGATGCCCTGGTCCTTTTAATAACAATCCCGGGGAATATATAAATAAGCAATAAAAACGGCATGCCCTCGTTCAATGTTCAGCAGAAGGCCTTTACCAATCGACGGAGTTCGCGGCCAAACAAAATGTTGTTTTATGCGGGTGGGGTTTTTTATGTTAATATACGAGAATAAAAGCGCTTTTGAGTGGCGGGAATTTGAGGGTATTTTTTCCGACTTGTTCGGAGGAGGATATGGTTTTTAAGTGATAAAAGGATTTAATTTTTACTTTGTGGCGGGAGGGGGATACTCAGGAGGACG
This sequence is a window from Candidatus Omnitrophota bacterium. Protein-coding genes within it:
- a CDS encoding 4Fe-4S dicluster domain-containing protein; protein product: MKKPKYIENVATVKLNTEKCTGCGMCEIVCPHAVFIIKDGKAVISDLNACMECGACELNCPVGALSVKAGVGCAAGIINGILKGTEPSCDCDESGKGC
- a CDS encoding YHS domain-containing protein, whose translation is MGTKFKVKANTQAADYNGKSYYFCCAGCPGPFNNNPGEYINKQ